In Aedes albopictus strain Foshan chromosome 3, AalbF5, whole genome shotgun sequence, the following are encoded in one genomic region:
- the LOC109408410 gene encoding uncharacterized protein LOC109408410: MKTFLILSSLATAFISTALAFDWYAFTQANYASIQTGLAQLNAAATQMNQSIIQQQNRVQNGMDDLDNFIQQSLVALWIQNPNLNLTGDQLQSTLSSLSKAANYKSAVSYIADDYKQSVTNNVMIPAQSIVQNILNAMTTFYANQWQSCAQQFASQLLQPRLSVGRLQQCISVAVPYFEMVANTTLSMLDYGKTGASTVLSMLNLCSSSSTNCVSKFLNDLPNLLNNIVNAVSFLSGIPSAIIQPGKPAVQECVTLITADIQQTLQGLVNKTTSC; this comes from the exons ATGAAGACATTTCTTATCTTATCATCACTTGCAACTGCATTCATTTCGACTGCACTCGCATTCGACTGGTATGCATTCACGCAAGCCAACTACGCCTCAATCCAGACCGGACTCGCTCAGCTGAACGCTGCAGCCACACAGATGAACCAATCCATCATCCAACAGCAGAATCGTGTGCAAAACGGCATGGACGACTTGGATAACTTCATTCAGCAGTCCTTGGTTGCTCTGTGGATACAGAATCCGAACTTGAATCTCACTGGTGACCAGCTGCAATCGACACTAAGCTCCTTGTCCAAGGCTGCCAATTACAAGTCTGCCGTGTCGTACATTGCTGACGACTACAAACAGAGCGTAACGAACAACGTGATGATACCAGCTCAATCGATCGTGCAGAACATCCTGAATGCCATGACGACTTTCTACGCCAACCAGTGGCAAAGCTGTGCTCAACAGTTCGCTTCGCAATTGTTACAGCCACGATTATCCGTGGGCCGGCTACAGCAGTGCATTAGCGTGGCAGTTCCCTATTTCGAAATGGTTGCCAACACCACTCTGTCTATGCTCGATTATGGAAAGACCGGTGCGAGTACGGTGCTCAGTATGCTGAATTTGTGCTCATCAAGCTCGACCAACTGTGTGTCCAAG TTTCTCAACGATTTGCCGAATTTGCTGAACAACATCGTCAATGCGGTTTCGTTCCTGTCTGGAATTCCGTCAGCAATAATCCAGCCGGGAAAACCAGCAGTTCAGGAGTGCGTCACCTTGATTACAGCAGATATACAGCAAACGCTGCAGGGACTTGTCAATAAAACTACATCCTGCTGA